Proteins encoded together in one Dehalogenimonas sp. THU2 window:
- a CDS encoding exo-alpha-sialidase yields the protein MLKKVFLSLVTLMLLSGMFSAPLVATAADRSKTTIDEIIGARNPHLLSSSAYLSITEQDPFMSALINNPNINTTQAVGGAAAALIPYRSPAANFSRNILVSQDYGHVPYQTEPHLSVNPNDPNHLVVGMIDYNFPGVSTYTSFDGGATWQGPVQPKIPRTLISGAGDPVTVFDKNGNVYICQMAISHEKFEVSGITGYSQVASIVVNRSTDGGLTWNDSVTAGLGEVYSYDYEVPEGERPRGEVYSFFVDKPWMAIGPNPSDLSKEILYLTYTLFIEVYSLAWIDELPALQVVEEVAVIEMVRSEDGGRTWSEPVAVSPYVNTTGHGDEEDRLVHGSQPMVAPDGTVYVAYLDSWLDGTWQGDAEIMVATSKDKGQNFTRRSVAHLIELDYLPRSANFRFWASGFPQTAMGPNGEIYITYVAYPSDKLSDTGDIFMVASLDGGKTYSIPKRVNDDVTDHLQFFPSIAAGPDGKVHLMWGDTRDDISELAYHIYYSVSSDNGKTWEFNSRVTDYPSNPNLAFPYGGFLGDYFSMKVSSTDVYMVWADSRLGEVMGANQKIAFARQKAMPTPQLFLSPPSGPAGRDIIVQGSNFQPESEIFISLGGVLISTGFTDASGNFMQTIYAPVAGEGARDVVVADISGNVSVASFFTEFGFDTFQTSLNDLSTSITGLNAAPPSDSGGGNNTWLLATLSAALFISLVASGAMYYRMRLVSNNK from the coding sequence ATGTTGAAAAAGGTGTTTCTCAGCCTGGTAACATTGATGCTGCTATCAGGGATGTTTTCGGCTCCCCTCGTTGCAACCGCGGCCGACCGCAGTAAAACGACAATCGATGAAATCATAGGCGCCAGAAACCCGCATCTCCTGTCCAGTTCCGCATACCTCAGTATCACCGAGCAAGACCCTTTTATGTCTGCTCTCATCAACAACCCGAACATAAATACGACACAAGCGGTAGGCGGCGCCGCAGCCGCTCTCATACCCTACCGCAGCCCAGCCGCGAACTTCAGCCGAAATATCCTCGTATCCCAGGACTACGGCCACGTCCCTTATCAAACCGAACCGCACCTCTCGGTCAATCCTAACGACCCCAATCACCTTGTCGTAGGCATGATCGATTACAACTTCCCCGGTGTATCCACTTACACGAGCTTTGATGGTGGCGCGACCTGGCAGGGCCCGGTACAACCCAAGATTCCCCGTACTCTGATATCCGGCGCCGGTGATCCCGTAACCGTGTTCGATAAAAATGGCAACGTCTATATCTGCCAGATGGCTATCTCACACGAAAAATTCGAGGTATCCGGCATTACTGGCTATTCTCAGGTGGCCAGTATCGTGGTTAACCGTTCTACGGACGGCGGCCTCACCTGGAATGATTCCGTGACCGCCGGTCTGGGTGAAGTCTATTCATATGATTACGAGGTCCCCGAGGGGGAACGGCCCCGGGGTGAGGTTTACAGTTTCTTCGTGGATAAACCATGGATGGCGATAGGCCCCAACCCGAGCGACCTGTCCAAAGAAATCCTTTACCTGACCTATACCTTGTTTATCGAAGTCTATTCCCTGGCCTGGATCGATGAATTACCGGCGCTACAGGTCGTCGAAGAGGTAGCTGTCATCGAGATGGTAAGGAGCGAGGACGGCGGCCGTACCTGGTCAGAACCGGTTGCTGTCAGTCCCTATGTCAACACTACCGGTCACGGCGATGAAGAGGACCGGCTGGTGCATGGTTCCCAACCCATGGTGGCGCCCGACGGCACCGTGTACGTGGCTTACCTCGACTCCTGGCTTGACGGTACCTGGCAGGGTGACGCCGAGATCATGGTGGCCACCTCCAAGGATAAAGGACAGAACTTCACCCGCCGTTCCGTAGCCCATTTAATAGAACTGGACTACCTGCCCCGTTCAGCTAATTTCCGATTTTGGGCTTCCGGTTTCCCCCAAACAGCCATGGGACCCAACGGGGAGATCTATATCACCTATGTAGCGTATCCTTCCGACAAGTTGTCCGACACGGGCGATATCTTCATGGTAGCGTCCCTCGATGGCGGTAAAACTTATTCGATCCCGAAGCGGGTCAACGACGACGTCACCGACCACTTGCAGTTTTTCCCGTCCATCGCCGCCGGGCCTGACGGTAAAGTGCATTTGATGTGGGGAGACACCCGCGACGATATCAGCGAACTGGCCTATCATATCTATTATTCGGTATCCTCCGATAACGGTAAGACCTGGGAGTTCAACAGCCGGGTCACCGACTATCCATCCAATCCGAATCTGGCATTCCCCTATGGCGGATTCCTTGGCGATTACTTTTCGATGAAGGTTTCCAGTACCGATGTTTACATGGTCTGGGCTGACAGCCGCCTGGGCGAAGTCATGGGCGCCAATCAGAAGATCGCCTTTGCCCGACAGAAAGCCATGCCGACGCCACAGCTATTCCTGTCACCGCCGTCCGGCCCCGCCGGCCGGGACATCATCGTCCAGGGCTCCAATTTCCAGCCGGAATCGGAGATATTCATCTCCCTGGGCGGCGTGCTAATCAGCACCGGTTTCACCGACGCAAGCGGCAATTTCATGCAGACCATTTACGCCCCGGTTGCCGGTGAAGGCGCCCGGGACGTAGTGGTGGCTGATATTTCAGGCAACGTATCTGTGGCGTCGTTTTTCACCGAATTTGGTTTCGATACATTTCAGACCAGCCTGAACGACCTCTCCACCAGCATTACGGGATTGAATGCCGCTCCTCCGTCGGACTCCGGCGGAGGCAATAATACCTGGCTGCTGGCGACACTATCCGCAGCCCTTTTCATCAGTTTGGTGGCTTCAGGCGCCATGTATTACCGGATGCGACTGGTATCGAACAATAAATAG
- a CDS encoding YkgJ family cysteine cluster protein: protein MKAESVAQFAEEQKKHNMAKNSGSTSCQQCGYCCLQQPCVPEPGEFEAIARFLGMEPAELAQKYTVVNEDKKGYFLLWIRETQGDIAGKYIPYYRTYDRGYCVFFDKENHECKIHSVRPKSAKSSVCWENPTITYNGIWPVHEIQKLLPDFDPNGGKYVYKTNEIGLPCKVRVA, encoded by the coding sequence TTGAAAGCGGAAAGCGTGGCACAATTTGCGGAAGAGCAAAAAAAGCACAATATGGCGAAAAACAGCGGAAGCACGTCGTGCCAGCAGTGCGGCTATTGCTGTTTGCAGCAGCCGTGCGTACCGGAACCAGGGGAGTTCGAGGCAATAGCGCGGTTTTTAGGTATGGAACCGGCGGAACTCGCGCAAAAATATACGGTCGTCAACGAAGATAAAAAAGGCTATTTTCTACTATGGATCAGGGAAACACAAGGTGACATCGCCGGGAAATACATACCTTACTACCGCACTTACGACCGGGGATACTGCGTGTTTTTCGACAAAGAAAACCACGAGTGCAAGATACATTCCGTCCGACCCAAGTCAGCAAAGAGTTCCGTCTGCTGGGAGAATCCGACAATAACGTATAACGGTATATGGCCGGTACATGAAATCCAGAAGCTGCTTCCGGATTTCGACCCGAATGGTGGAAAATACGTATATAAAACCAACGAAATAGGACTACCCTGTAAGGTCAGAGTAGCGTGA